One Verrucomicrobiota bacterium DNA segment encodes these proteins:
- a CDS encoding NAD-dependent deacylase: MTQIELVAEKIRSTPNITVLTGAGMSAESGVPTFRGGGADNLWNGRRPEELANPDAFQLDPKLVWKWYDWRRQVIAKCQPNEGHLFLSTLSRHEGFTLITQNVDGLHERCGTMNVVCFHGSIWEMKMAFDSNPEPRVWRNEEVPLNEIPPLCPVTHKLARPNIVWFGEPIDPKVVGKATRAASSCDLFITIGTSARVHPAADLIELAKASDAFTIEINPEQTPASGLVDMVIQAAAVEALSAIKAKL, from the coding sequence ATGACGCAGATAGAGTTGGTCGCTGAAAAAATCAGAAGTACCCCAAACATTACTGTGCTGACTGGAGCAGGGATGTCAGCTGAAAGTGGTGTTCCAACGTTCCGAGGAGGTGGTGCAGATAATTTGTGGAATGGTCGCAGGCCTGAGGAATTAGCTAATCCCGATGCATTTCAACTCGATCCGAAGTTGGTGTGGAAATGGTATGACTGGCGCAGGCAAGTCATTGCTAAGTGCCAACCAAACGAGGGTCATCTTTTTCTCTCAACCCTCAGCCGTCACGAGGGCTTTACACTAATTACCCAAAACGTAGATGGACTCCATGAGCGATGTGGCACCATGAATGTTGTTTGCTTTCACGGTTCCATATGGGAAATGAAAATGGCCTTTGACTCAAACCCTGAGCCAAGAGTTTGGCGCAACGAAGAAGTTCCTCTTAACGAAATCCCTCCTCTTTGCCCCGTCACTCATAAATTAGCACGGCCAAACATCGTATGGTTTGGAGAACCCATTGATCCTAAAGTAGTGGGTAAAGCAACAAGAGCCGCTAGCTCATGCGACCTTTTCATAACGATTGGAACATCCGCTCGAGTACACCCTGCCGCTGACTTGATTGAACTAGCCAAAGCTTCAGATGCCTTTACCATAGAAATTAACCCTGAACAAACCCCTGCATCCGGCTTAGTAGATATGGTGATTCAGGCTGCAGCGGTAGAAGCCCTCTCTGCTATCAAAGCAAAATTATAG
- a CDS encoding J domain-containing protein yields the protein MPSSNRVQSPYFTLGVTRRASEDEIRKAYRQKVKLYHPDRYDPMTQPLSYVRANERMSKVNEAYAILNDDEKRREYDEQWLKTKSEKPYFHPHAQSSWGHEKFFPSLGLREYIVFLGILYLSVCSYTILTTEGFYGWSLLLPPFLFFVLSLGLKPKQRVRVAA from the coding sequence ATGCCATCGTCGAATAGAGTTCAGTCACCGTATTTTACCCTAGGTGTTACTCGCCGAGCTTCTGAAGATGAAATACGGAAGGCGTATCGGCAGAAGGTGAAATTATATCATCCAGATAGATATGATCCTATGACGCAGCCGCTTAGCTATGTCAGAGCGAATGAGAGAATGTCTAAGGTTAATGAAGCCTATGCTATCCTAAATGATGACGAAAAGCGTCGCGAGTATGACGAACAGTGGCTGAAGACAAAAAGCGAGAAACCCTATTTTCATCCACATGCGCAAAGCAGTTGGGGTCATGAAAAATTTTTTCCTTCCTTAGGATTAAGGGAATATATTGTCTTCTTGGGTATTTTGTATCTATCTGTTTGTTCCTATACCATTCTGACTACAGAAGGTTTTTATGGTTGGTCATTGCTTTTGCCTCCCTTTTTGTTTTTCGTTCTGAGCTTAGGTCTAAAACCGAAGCAACGAGTTCGAGTAGCAGCTTAA
- a CDS encoding AsmA-like C-terminal region-containing protein: MSASKKGGCLKIGLMLLAIGLLVFILLIGGGIFALNSWVRSDEFKEAVRAQISEKVGTEVKYQEASLDPLKGIVIEGLAIANSPKYSEADFLSIGKITVKYSLWSILSGKGVIIDSIEVNHPVLNIYQKEDGSMDLPFASQEAPPKENLEETKPVGVKIPEIYLRSGDIFVTASSGSHLVNVGDLFIESSYELPSDAVDLGSSKAQGKISIERLKVIPGLEFTDVGCNLLTENEILQLSDLKGSSYSGAFEGNGKINFDGASPNFDFALKGEGIVIEEMLKSFEQKPETFEGQLQLDLGVKGKLAEPKDLTGSGTFRIVPAKLGKLKRLHFLGQILGVDALREGKFDMIRGNLTLGERKLRLKDLVAQSQDVNFTVTGWVSFENTLDLHGELVLAPQNAEKLMSILSTIMGLQVSLSDDGKYHLPLTLKGKTSDPLITVAGWSIPLDMSIEEILKMNEGNILNLLKKGLSDDEEGEEDVDSILKKGIKSLF; the protein is encoded by the coding sequence ATGAGTGCATCGAAGAAGGGTGGCTGTCTCAAAATAGGCCTGATGTTACTAGCCATAGGATTGCTAGTTTTTATTTTATTAATAGGGGGAGGGATATTTGCTCTTAACTCCTGGGTGCGCTCAGACGAGTTTAAAGAAGCAGTGCGGGCACAGATATCTGAGAAAGTTGGGACGGAAGTAAAATATCAAGAGGCCTCTTTAGATCCGTTGAAGGGTATTGTTATTGAGGGGCTGGCTATTGCTAATTCTCCCAAATACTCCGAAGCTGATTTTCTCTCAATAGGAAAGATAACCGTCAAGTACTCGCTTTGGTCGATTTTGTCGGGTAAGGGGGTAATCATTGACTCGATAGAAGTCAATCACCCTGTACTTAATATCTATCAGAAAGAGGATGGCAGTATGGATCTTCCCTTTGCTTCACAAGAAGCTCCGCCCAAAGAAAATTTGGAAGAAACTAAGCCTGTAGGGGTTAAAATTCCTGAGATTTATTTGCGGAGTGGGGATATTTTCGTTACCGCATCGAGCGGATCGCATCTCGTAAATGTTGGAGACTTATTTATTGAAAGTTCTTATGAACTTCCTTCAGATGCTGTAGATCTAGGAAGTTCCAAAGCTCAAGGCAAAATTTCTATAGAGCGATTAAAAGTGATACCAGGGCTGGAGTTTACGGATGTGGGCTGCAATCTGCTCACGGAAAATGAAATTCTCCAGCTTAGTGATTTGAAGGGCTCTAGTTATTCGGGCGCATTTGAAGGGAACGGAAAAATTAACTTTGACGGTGCGAGTCCAAACTTTGATTTTGCACTGAAGGGTGAGGGAATTGTCATTGAGGAGATGCTCAAGTCATTTGAGCAAAAGCCTGAAACATTCGAAGGTCAATTGCAGTTAGATCTGGGAGTCAAAGGGAAATTAGCCGAGCCTAAAGACCTTACCGGCTCGGGGACATTTCGTATCGTCCCAGCAAAACTGGGCAAGTTGAAGAGGCTGCATTTTTTAGGTCAAATTCTCGGAGTAGATGCGCTTCGAGAGGGGAAGTTTGATATGATTAGAGGAAATTTGACTCTAGGGGAGCGTAAGCTGCGTTTAAAAGACTTGGTTGCTCAATCTCAAGATGTAAACTTTACCGTGACAGGTTGGGTAAGTTTTGAAAATACCCTGGATCTTCATGGAGAATTGGTGCTGGCTCCGCAAAATGCGGAAAAACTGATGTCTATTTTATCTACCATCATGGGTCTGCAGGTAAGCCTATCGGATGACGGTAAATATCACTTGCCTCTTACTTTGAAGGGAAAAACATCAGATCCCCTTATAACGGTTGCAGGCTGGTCTATTCCTCTTGATATGAGCATTGAGGAAATCTTGAAGATGAATGAAGGTAATATTTTAAACCTATTAAAAAAAGGGCTGTCTGATGATGAGGAGGGAGAAGAAGATGTGGATAGCATTCTCAAGAAAGGGATCAAATCTTTGTTCTAG